In Papaver somniferum cultivar HN1 chromosome 1, ASM357369v1, whole genome shotgun sequence, a genomic segment contains:
- the LOC113286466 gene encoding protein FAR-RED ELONGATED HYPOCOTYL 3-like, protein MTTTQRSESMNAFFDGYVHSRTTLSEFVEQYDNALRSKVEKELKADARSFSKVIPTTTKYEIEEQMQNVYTIEKFQEIQKELTKKIYCEIIDVQDEIQDGVRMTRYDVQQEIWYYRLPFVEDEDGNSTDEDATTAAGSDQEDIVEVNNIPIVEEGEEDELNPKAKKVMKHVVFKVWYEKDECKVKCSCMFEFGGLLCTHMLCVLLRNKVTSIPERYILRRWRKDVKLAHSKVSLSSDSWQLTPERKRYKELCDCFADLVDIASRDDDECNDIKKWIGEQLKLVTEKVPNTAEEVIHKEVNNVIEVTNPRVVPTKGRPCKNTSKPKVLQEVPTQQNINPIHEQYHQYRLNLQLHTIGQFQNTQNIQYGVSQSCTGGHLGIPHISPYGQVVNVAPQQLDNIFYAPAYGGFQLHEGAQETNVYHLTSYPEHRYRPL, encoded by the exons ATGACGACTACACAACGAAGTGAAAGCATGAATGCCTTCTTTGACGGGTATGTTCATTCAAGAACCACTTTGTCAGAGTTTGTTGAACAATATGACAATGCTTTAAGAAGCAAAGTTGAAAAGGAACTTAAGGCAGATGCTAGGTCGTTTTCAAAAGTTATTCCAACTACAACAAAATATGAAATAGAGGAACAAATGCAAAATGTGTACACTATAGAAAAGTTCCAAGAAATTCAAAAGgaattgacgaagaagatatactGTGAAATAATTGACGTTCAAGATGAAATCCAAGATGGTGTTCGAATGACAAGATATGATGTACAGCAAGAAATTTGGTATTACAGACTACCATTTGTAGAAGATGAAGACGGAAATTCAACAGATGAAGATGCTACAACAGCTGCCGGTTCAGATCAAGAAGATATTGTTGAAGTAAATAATATACCGATAgtagaagaaggggaagaagacgAACTGAATCCAAAAGCTAAAAAAGTTATGAAGCATGTTGTTTTTAAGGTTTGGTATGAAAAGGATGAATGCAAAGTGAAGTGTAGTTGTATGTTTGAATTTGGAGGATTGCTTTGTACTCATATGCTGTGTGTGTTACTCCGTAACAAAGTAACCTCAATTCCAGAACGTTACATTTTAAGGAGATGGAGAAAAGATGTGAAATTAGCGCATTCAAAGGTGTCTTTGAGTTCTGATAGTTGGCAGCTAACTCCCGAGAGAAAACGTTATAAGGAATTATGTGATTGCTTTGCAGATCTTGTCGATATAGCATCTCGAGATGATGATGAATGTAATGATATAAAAAAATGGATAGGCGAACAATTGAAACTGGTAACTGAAAAAGTTCCAAATACCGCGGAGGAAGTGATTCATAAAGAAGTGAACAACGTTATAGAAGTAACAAACCCGCGTGTTGTTCCTACGAAAGGCAGGCCATGTAAAAACACTTCGAAGCCTAAG GTTTTGCAAGAAGTGCCAACACAACAAAATATCAacccaattcatgaacaataccaTCAGTATCGG TTAAACTTGCAACTTCATACAATTGGACAATTTCAAAATACCCAAAATATTCAGTATGGAGTGTCGCAGAGTTGCACAGGTGGACATTTGGGTATACCTCACATTTCACCTTACGGACAGGTTGTTAATGTTGCACCTCAACAATTGGATAACATATTTTATGCACCTGCATATGGCGGATTTCAACTACATGAAGGAGCACAAGAAACTAATGTCTATCACCTTACATCCTATCCGGAGCACCGTTACAGGCCACTCTAA
- the LOC113286371 gene encoding uncharacterized protein LOC113286371, which produces MDDDVGSKENDFGLDETPNEDGRNPKCDIVVPKVGMEFDEVEEVYELYRKYAVGTGFGCKIRSSKKDEGILRHVTYTCVKNGKHKIASTTPFEIDPTGKCECKAKLTIILGVNLKWRITVFVPEHTHRTSPSKNSIHEM; this is translated from the coding sequence ATGGACGATGATGTGGGATCGAAGGAAAATGATTTTGGGTTGGATGAGACTCCTAACGAAGATGGAAGAAACCCTAAGTGTGATATAGTAGTGCCAAAAGTTGGAATGGAATTCGACGAGGTAGAAGAAGTATatgaattatatagaaaatatgcaGTTGGAACAGGATTTGGATGTAAGATACGCTCGTCAAAGAAAGATGAGGGGATATTAAGGCATGTAACATATACTTGTGTTAAAAATGGTAAGCATAAAATAGCATCAACTACTCCATTCGAGATTGATCCTACCGGAAAATGTGAATGCAAAGCTAAGTTAACAATAATTTTGGGTGTAAATCTTAAATGGCGAATTACTGTTTTTGTTCCCGAGCACACTCACAGGACAAGCCCAAGTAAAAACTCGATTCATGAGATGTAA